The following coding sequences are from one Leucoraja erinacea ecotype New England chromosome 2, Leri_hhj_1, whole genome shotgun sequence window:
- the LOC129710867 gene encoding C-C chemokine receptor type 4-like: MMDATTAYGDYEYPCDKGNFNEFGSILMPIFYSLVLLLSLLGNGLVLVILVKYEYLKSITNIFILNLAISDLLSAISLPFWAVHHSQGWIFGNVMCKIMSGIFYVGFYSGIMFLTLMTIDRYLAVVHAVTAVRSRKVRYATITSIGVWLVSIIATIPDFYFSKQGSDDNDRYICDNIYPINNIASWKLLKNCQQNVLFFTLPLIIIVYCYFRIIQTILKCRTVQKHRTLRVIFTIVVVFFFSWAPYNIVIFLRSLEEFQILDGQDCDYDKQMDYADLISHSLAYFHCCLNPIFYAFVGEKFRRHLIYFCGHHLPHNPICHKQMHVSKNTHVEFSDGDDTTNNW, encoded by the coding sequence ATGATGGACGCCACAACGGCATATGGTGACTACGAATATCCCTGTGATAAGGGCAACTTCAACGAATTTGGATCAATTTTGATGCCTATCTTTTATTCCCTAGTGCTATTGCTTAGTTTACTTGGAAATGGACTTGTTTTAGTCATACTGGTAAAATATGAATATCTAAAATCAATAACAAATATATTCATTCTTAATCTTGCCATTTCAGATTTACTCTCTGCTATTAGCCTTCCCTTCTGGGCAGTGCACCATTCACAGGGATGGATCTTTGGAAATGTGATGTGCAAAATAATGAGTGGCATATTTTATGTTGGCTTTTACAGTGGTATAATGTTCCTGACATTGATGACAATTGATCGGTATCTTGCAGTTGTTCATGCAGTAACTGCTGTGAGGTCCAGAAAAGTTCGCTATGCCACAATAACAAGCATTGGTGTCTGGCTAGTTAGTATAATAGCAACCATTCCTGATTTTTACTTTTCCAAACAAGGATCAGATGATAATGATCGCTATATTTGTGATAATATTTACCCGATAAATAATATAGCTTCATGGAAACTGTTAAAGAATTGTCAACAAAATGTGCTGTTTTTTACCCTTCCATTGATTATCATAGTGTACTGCTATTTTAGGATAATTCAAACAATATTAAAGTGTAGAACAGTGCAGAAGCACAGGACTCTGAGAGTGATATTCACCATTGTGgtggtgtttttttttagttgGGCACCATACAATATTGTAATTTTTTTGAGATCTTTGGAGGAATTCCAAATCTTGGATGGTCAGGATTGTGACTATGACAAACAAATGGATTATGCGGACCTTATCTCTCACAGCCTAGCTTATTTCCATTGCTGCCTTAATCCTATTTTTTATGCTTTCGTGGGCGAAAAATTTAGAAGGCACCTCATTTATTTCTGTGGCCACCATTTGCCACATAATCCAATTTGCCACAAGCAGATGCATGTCAGCAAGAATACCCATGTAGAATTTTCGGATGGTGACGATACAACAAATAACTGGTAA